Proteins encoded in a region of the Triticum dicoccoides isolate Atlit2015 ecotype Zavitan chromosome 3A, WEW_v2.0, whole genome shotgun sequence genome:
- the LOC119273191 gene encoding protein FAR1-RELATED SEQUENCE 3-like, which translates to MQWEHTGLLCPHLIIVMTNEQIQRLPSKYVLRRYTRNARIDPPYDRNDTLQVGADGTLVSMTHFNMLREAFACVRAGDRSTIASVRVMNVLKELRAQVEDLPVDVMPVFDEGGCSAPADREMISFKAPPGL; encoded by the exons ATGCAGTGGGAGCACACAG GATTGTTATGCCCACACCTTATTATAGTGATGACAAATGAGCAGATTCAGAGGCTTCCTAGCAAGTATGTGCTAAGAAGATACACAAGGAATGCACGGATTGACCCTCCTTACGACAGGAATGACACTCTCCAAGTTGGAGCCGATGGGACGCTAGTTAGCATGACGCACTTTAATATGCTCAGGGAGGCTTTTGCCTGTGTTAGAGCAGGTGACAGATCAACAATTGCATCTGTAAGAGTCATGAATGTGTTGAAGGAACTTAGGGCGCAGGTCGAGGATCTGCCTGTTGATGTAATGCCCGTGTTTGATGAAGGAGGTTGCAGTGCTCCAGCTGACCGTGAGATGATTAGTTTTAAAGCCCCGCCAGGGCTCTAG
- the LOC119272948 gene encoding protein FAR1-RELATED SEQUENCE 4-like, which yields MRIGGRRESPPRRGRGSAGGGRGCPDEDADRWPDGQLFPASGSNFSIGGENSTVRHPAMHTSTLTPPCTVEPSEMMTPDPSARYIHGNQLREDFVPKENMAFVTDEEGYDFYQQYARSAGFGITKLKRKPMSRLYACSRGGASTFYKPGEERKRAKMSKKVNCGAAVKIKKRGKEWIYEKVMLEHNHTLNPNPSELKHMYSHKNKDPLIMEVVDDLQTCDVSPNTTMNVLTHFHGNYEIMPMNDRDMRNR from the exons ATGCGGATCGGCGGCCGGAGGGAGAGCCCCCCACGACGAGGACGCGGATCGGCGGGCGGAGGGAGAGGCTGCCCCGATGAGGATGCGGATCGGTGGCCGGATGGACAGCTCTTCCCGGCGAG CGGCTCAAATTTTTCGATTGGCGGCGAGAACTCCACTGTGCGCCATCCggcgatgcacacatccacgttgaCGCCGCCGTGTACTGTTGAACCAAGCGAGATGATGACTCCAGATCCCAGCGCAAGATACATACAT ggtAACCAACTCCGCGAAGATTTTGTCCCAAAGGAAAATATGGCTTTCGTCACCGATGAGGAAGGGTATGACTTTTATCAACAATATGCAAGATCAGCAGGTTTTGGTATTACCaagctcaagcggaagccgatgtcGCGTCTGTATGCATGCTCCCGGGGAGGTGCCAGTACATTTTACAAGCCTGGGGAGGAACGCAAACGTGCGAAAATGTCCAAGAAGGTTAACTGTGGGGCAGCTGTTAAAATCAAGAAAAGGGGGAAAGAATGGATATATGAGAAAGTGATGTTGGAGCACAATCATACTCTGAATCCTAATCCATCTGAATTGAAGCACATGTATTCACATAAGAACAAAGATCCTCTTATCATGGAGGTTGTTGATGATCTGCAGACCTGTGACGTCTCTCCTAATACAACAATGAATGTGTTGACCCATTTTCACGGCAACTATGAGATCATGCCAATGAATGATCGTGACATGCGAAATAGGTAA